The Chitinophaga caeni genome segment TTTCCACCTTTTTGAAAGGTTGGCCGGAGTGTGTGGCGATAATTTCGTTCAATTCCTTTTTCAGTTTCACGAACTCGCGGGCAGTGATTTCAATATCGGAAGTTTGACCTTCTGCGCCACCGTGCGGTTGGTGAATCATTACGCGGGCATGTTTCAAAGCCGTACGTTTACCCTTGGTACCGGCCACCAGCAATACTGCGCCGAAAGAAGCAGCCATACCTGTACAGATAGTGGCAACATCCGGGGCGATGATTTGCATGGTATCGTAGATACCCAAACCTGCATATACACTACCACCAGGGCTATTGATATACATTTGAATATCGCGGTTACGATCAGTTGATTCCAAGAATAAAAGCTGTGCCGTGATCACGTTGGCCACGTAATCGTTAACGGGATCGCCCAAGAAGATGATACGATCCATCATTAACCTTGAAAATACGTCCATAGTAGCTACGTTCATCGGGCGCTCCTCGATAATATATGGAGTCAGGGAGTTCAATTGATGACTTGCGTAACTATCAACCACCAAGCTACTGATGCCGCGGTGTTGGATCGCATATTTTCTAAATTCGTTATTAATGTTCATGATGGTGATGTTTATGAGGTAATTTAACAAATTCTTCGGCTGTTATCTCCTCTTCTTTCACGCTCACCTTAGTTTCTGCGAAATCAAATAACTTGGTTGTGATCATTTCACGATAAGTTTGATCTACGAATTTCTCGTCTTTCAACATGTTATCGATATAAGAATCCATCCACTCAGCTCCTTCAGCCGCACCGCCGAAGTAAGCCATGATGCGTTGTTTAGCATTTTCTTTCACTTCTTCGAAGGAAACTTCAATGCCATTATCACGAATCAATTTATCGCTGATCAAAGTCCAACGTAATTGATGGTCGAAACCAGGGTATTCTTGCTCTGCTTCCTCGGCAGTTTTAGGTTTTTCGCCACCGATTTGCAACCAACGCTTCAAGAAGTCGGCAGGTAATTCGATCGGGGTTTCATGTACGAGGGTTTCGAAAAGCTCATTATGGAGATTATTCCTGGCTTCTACTTCCCAGTATTTGGCGATTTCCTCTTTTAATTTGGCGCGGAAAGCCTCTTCCGTAGTGATTTCTTGATTTGGATATACCTCGGCAAAAAATTCTTCGTTCAATTCTCTTTTCTGGATATGGTTGATTTTGGTGATGGTCACTTTGAAATGATCATTCACGGCAGCCTCATCCAGCTTGAGATCTTTTAAGATAAAAGCTTGCCTTTCAGCATCGAAAGCATCAGACAGCTTGAAAGAGATGGAGTCCCCTACTTTTTTACCTTTCAATTGCTCTTGAATGGCAGGGGTAAAATATTTTAATAATACGGAGGTTTCTTTTTTCTCGGTACCTTCAGCTACTTCGCCTTTGTCGTTGGCAGCTTCGAAAGATACGTTCAGTACATCATCTTCAGAAGTGATCGATTCTACTTCTTCAGCTTTACCACCTTTTAATTGCAAGCGGTTGAGCTCATCATCCACCATGGCATCGGTTACCGTGATTTTGTACTTAGTCAACGTGGTATTGCCGTCGAGAGGGGTGATGTCAATAACGGGTTTCAGGCCGATTTCGAAATCGAAAGTGTATTCCGCAGGCTGATTAACATCGATTTTTTGAGAAGTTTGATCCAGGCTGATGGGTTGACCGAAGATGTCCAATTTTTCAGTTTGGATAAATTCCATCAAACCTTTTTCAACGGATTTCAACACTTCGTCGGTCATGATAGCCTGGCCGCTCATTTTTTTCACCATGCCAACAGGCACCATTCCTTTACGGAAACCTGGAATGTTGGCAGATTTGCTGAATTGCTTCAGGGCTTTTTCAAAATTAGGAAGATAATCTTCCTGGCTCACTTTCACAGTGATCTTATCATTCAATAAACCAATGTTTTCTCTGGTTACGGTTGCCATTTTAGTATGATGTTATAATTATAAAACACGAAATTTTTAATACGTGCGGATCAATTAAGTACGAAGATTATGCCAGAGCAAATGGACTGCCTTTTTAGCAGGAAAATGATCTCGACCGGTTTGATACCGGCCAATTTTGGCATTAATAAACTGTAAATGTGCTGGTGAAATTGGCTCGAACTTCAAAAGAGCGTTCCTTAATCACATCTTCAATTGTCTTCTCTAAGCTAATAAACCTTGTATATTAACTTTTGCAACTTAATATCCTTGCGAATTTAATTAGTCCGCAAAGGTATGGTTATTTTTCTTTTTTTATAAAATATCAGCTGTATATGGGCATTTACTTCGGATGTTTTTATTTAATCATTTGAATTGTAAATTTATATATGTAAATATTATTTATTATTTAATAATAACGATTTTGAAATTATATTTTGTTGCTATTTGTAACTTGTTTATTTATAATATATATTTTGGTTCATGAAATATGTCCGCCGAAGGGTTTCGATAAAAATCCAGTTTTGAAACTTTAATTTCATTGCAACGGGAATTGACTTTACTTGTCTAATACAAATAATGAGCAGGCTCCAGGAACATTTACCACCGGATCATGAATTAGTAGCCAGGGTGTTACAGGGCGAACAGCAGGCCTTCGAGATCATCATGCGGGCATCCGCAGGATTGGTGGCGCATGTTGTTTATAGACTTATTAGCAAAGTAGAGGACCGGGAAGATCTTACACAGGATATATATTTAAAGGTATACCGCCAATTACCGCGATTTGAATTTCGCTCCCGTTTAAATACTTGGATTGGCCGGATTGCCTATACAACTTGTTTGAATTATTTAAAGAAGAAGAAGTTGCTGTTGATCGGCGCCGGAACTTATGAAGATGGCAACGGCGATGGGGCGGGGGACGATGGCGCGAGTTGGCTGGCGAAGAATTATTTCGAGGGAATGGGCAATAGTGAAAATCCTGAAAAACGCTTGTTAGGAAAAGAAATCGAATTTTATATAAATGATTCATTGGAGCAATTGCAACCGTTACAGCAGCTATTAATCGTGCTACATCACCAGCAAGAAATGGGGATACAAGAAATTGCGGGAATCGTGGAAATGCCGGAAGGGACGGTTAAAAGTCACCTCTTTAGAGCTAGGAAATCGATGAAATCATTCCTGGTCAAAAAACTTAAAAAAGATGAGTTATGATAGAAGAAATGCATATACCGGATCAGCAGTTACAAGAATGGGCCAATGGGCAAACAGGCTTGGATGCTGATCAAAAAGAGCATTTATCTAATTGTGAATATTGTCAACAACAACTCGCTATATATAAAAACATGTATAGTTCGTTGAAAAGGATGGAACAGCCCGTTATACCCGGGGCTTTGCTTCAAAAAATCATCCGGCAATTACCTTCGGGAGAACCTGTGAAAGTAAGGCTTCACCGCAATGATCTTGTCATAATCGGGTTGATGATAATAATGGTATTAATACCCATATTATATTTTAACAATTCGATAAAAGAGTATTTGTCAGTTGCGAGGGGCATTTCTTTTCAAATGTGTATCATCACAATTTTAGGAGCCGCGGTATTTTACCTGTGTACATTATTGATAGATCAGCCAAAAATATCATTCGGTAAACATCAAAAAATGTAAAAAAATCTGCAACCAAATAAAAGCATGTTTGTCTAACTATAAAGAAAACAATAAAATATTCATCTAATCGAACTTAGTATATGAAGAAATTATTAGCGACAATGCTGATCCTCCTTGCATCCGTGTCTGCATTTGCACAGGAAAATGCGATCCCGGCTGAATTTCATCCATTTAAAGATAAAGGCAGCTTTATTGAAATTTTCAGAACCTCTTCTATTATTTTCATATTGGTATTGATAGCTGTGTTTTTGATTACGGTTATCAAGTTGGTATTAGATGCCAGGTTAAAAAGGGATTTGGTTCAAAGGGATGCCCCGGTAGAAATTATTGAAAGTCTTTTTTCAAGAAAAGGGAAATATCAAAATGCAGTTAAAATAGGAATTATTTTAGTGTCAATTGGTTTGGGTTTGTTGTTGGTTGGAGTTTTTAATAGCATGGGCATTTATTCTGCGGCAATAATGATTCTATGTTTATCGGTTGGGTTTATAGGTTATGCTTTCTGGGTGAAAAATTTACCCGGGGAATAGGGTTGAGCTACCAATGCAAATAAGTATAAAATGAAAACAGGTATAAAATAATATAAAGAAATTAAATATTCCGCCATTCTAATCCTGGTTTTATGAAACATTGCAATTGTACCGAAAAAATACCCGTTTATATTATTACAATATCGTTGTTGCTCATAATTTATTCTTGCTCGTTTAATCATAGTAATCTAAATGTTAAAGTTACTAAGACCAGTTCAAGTTATAAGTATGAAGCCTCCTTTGATAGGGATAAGATGGATCGTGTAAGGTTTTATGCCGATAGCTTCTTTAGTCCTGATGTGATATTTGGAGAGAAGAAAGAAGTTGATAAAGATTACATATTACGTAATGGAACGAAGGTACACATCGAATCAAAGCCCGGAAGTTTTAAATTAGTATACCGGAAAAATGAAAATGCATCATCGGCATTGGATGAAATTGAACTGTTTGATCAAGGATTGTTTTAGAATTTACAGTTTACACGGATGGTTCTTTTGAATTTTTGTTTGTTAATGTTTGTTAACCTTGATATTGATTACACGGGTTTAGAGTTAAAGTATAAAGATGTTACCCAAAAGATTATCGGTGCCTCTTTTGAAGTGCACAAAGTTTTAGGACGCGGATTTCGTGAGGTTATTTATCATCGGGCTTTGACCTATGAATTTCAGGCTGCGGGATTAATCTTCGACAAGGAAAAATTATGTAGTATTTATTATAAGGATTTAGCTGGGCCTATAGGTTCGCAAGTGGCAGACTTTATTGTTGAAGAAAAAGTACTTGTAGAAATTAAAGCTGTTGCGGAAATAGATGATGGGCATATTGCACAAACGCTGAATTATTTGAAAGTATTCAAATTAGAGGTTGGATTACTGGTGAATTTTGGAGAGAATAGTTTGAAGTTTAAACGGCTGGTCCTCTAAGTTCACGGATTTTTTGGGATTTACAGATTTCACGGATTGGGATTCCACAAATCCGTGAAATCCATAAGCCAGGTATCTTTAATTTATGAAATCATCAAGAGCCAATCCTGATCATTAGCCAATCATTTACTCATTGTAAGTAAGTGAACATTGATGAATACGCTTTAAATACGTATCTATATAACTCCGTATGTAGGTAGCGAATAAAATGATTTATTATAAGTGCTTGCTATTAGCTGAAATATGCTACAATAGTTAAACACAAAAATTGGTATTGAATTTTACCTGTAAAATTCGATACCAATAAAATCAAGGAGAGATAATAAAAGAATAAAAAAAATTGTAGTCAATAAGTGAAGCCGTTCACATAACGGAAACGAATCCGTGAAATCTGTAAATCCCAAAAAATCCGTGAACATTAGTGCGGGTGGAGGGACTCGAACCCCCATGCCGTGAAGCACTAGATCCTAAGTCTAGCGTGTCTACCAATTTCACCACACCCGCGAATAAGAACTAAAAAATCCCCTCAATTATCAGAAAGGAATGCAAAGGTATCGTTTTTTATCAAATCACAAAATATTTCCCCAAATTCTTTAAAATTTATCCTGATATGTATGACGCATAATATGCGCTATAATAATTATATTTGGAAAGATGCCGTGAGTGATCAGCTTCGTCTACGATCCCCCAGGAAAAATCATCTCAATAAATCGTAATTTTGAAGCAAGATATGGATACCGTGACTGTTCAAAAATATAATCTCGACGAGGAACAAGAAAAAAAGGAGATCGTCAGGCAATACAGGGCATTATTAAGGGCTTTAAAGCCCAGGTTGAAGAAGGGCGACAGGGAACTGGTGCGTACTGCCTTCGAAATGGCCGCCGATGCCCACAAGGATATGCGTCGTAAATCCGGCGAACCGTACATTCTCCATCCCTTGGCCGTGGCACAGATTTGCGTCGAAGAAATCGGTTTAGGTGTGCGTTCCGCCATCTGCGCCTTGTTGCACGATACCGTGGAAGACACGGAGATCACCCTCGAAGATGTGGAAAGGGAATTTGGCAACGAGATTGCCCACATCGTGGACGGCCTCACCAAAATATCTAATGTCATCGACGCCAATAATACCGGTAATACCACCGCGCAAGCCGAGAATTTCAAGAAAATCTTACTTACCCTGGCCGATGATCCGAGGGTAATCCTGATCAAGTTGGCAGATCGCCTGCATAACATGCGGACGCTCGACAGCATGAGCCGGGAGAAGCAATTGAAGATCGCTTCAGAAACCGTATTCATTTACGCCCCATTGGCGCACCGCCTGGGGTTATATAATATTAAAAGCGAACTCGAAGACCTCGCCATGAAGTACACCGAACAGGATACTTACCGCGAGATTGCCCGCCGCTTAAAGGAAACCAAGCGCGAACGGACCCGCTATATCAACGAGTTTATCAAGCCTATCAAAGAAGTTTTACAAGAGGAAGGTTTTCATTTCGAAATATATGGTCGCCCGAAGTCGATCCATTCCATCTGGAATAAGATCAAAACTAAGGGAGTTCTTTTTGAAGAAGTTTACGACCTCTTCGCGATCCGTATTATTATGGATTCGACACCTGAAAAAGAGAAGGCGGAATGTTGGAAAGTATATTCCATTATTACCGATTTCTACCACCCTTCGCCCGAAAGAACCCGTGATTGGCTCAGTAACCCTAAGTCCAATGGCTATGAAGCCCTGCACGTCACCGTGATGGGCCCCAATGGTAAATGGGTGGAGGTTCAGATACGCTCCAAGCGTATGAACGACTATGCAGAGAAGGGTTTAGCTGCCCACTGGAGATATAAAGAAGGTAACCAAAGCGTACAGGAATCGAAATTTGATCAATGGTTTACCCAGATCAGGGAGATCTTGAGCAACCCGGATTCAAACACGCTGGACTTTTTGGCCGATTTTAAAAGTAATCTCTTTACCGAGGAGATTTATGTGTACACCCCTAAAGGGGATCTGAAAATATTGCCGGTGAACTCTACCGCTCTTGATTTCGCATATTCGATCCATAGCGCCGTAGGTAACCGTTGCATTGGCGCCAAGGTGAATTACAAATTAGTGCCGCTTAGCCATAAATTAAGAAGCGGGGACCAGGTGGAGATCATCACTTCCAGTAAGCAAAGACCCTCCGAAGATTGGCTGAATATTGTACTGACGGCCAAGGCCAAATCAAAGATTAAAGACGCGCTGAAGGAAGAAAAGCGCAAAGTAGCCATGGATGGAAAAGCTGCCCTTGAAAGGAAGTTAGACCATTTGAAGGTCTCCATGAGCAACCATAATATCAACGAGTTAGTTCAATATTATAAGCAACCTTCACCGTTGGACCTGTATTATCAAATCGCGGTCAAAAACATTGACCTGAAAGATTTGAAGCAGTTTAACGTGATCGCGGATAAACTGGACGCCCCGAAACCTGTAAAAAATCATGATATCCCGGCCCCGGTAGTTCACGAAGAACACCGCCATAAGGAATTACAGAAAAAAGACGCCGAACTGATCATCTTCGGGGAAAGTTCCGATAAGATCGCTTATAAATTGGCTAATTGCTGCCGCCCGATCCCCGGCGATGACGTATTTGGTTTTATTACGGCTAGTGAAGGTCTTAAAATTCACCGGACAAACTGCCCCAATGCGGCCCAATTATTGGCAAATTATGGCCATAGGGTGGTAAAAACCAAGTGGGTGAAAAACCGTGAAATCTCGTTCTTGACAGGTTTGCGGATCATCGGTATGGATGATGTAGGTGTTATCCATAAGATCACGAACATTATTTCAGGGGAACAGAAAGTGAATATCGCGGCCCTCACTATTGAATCCAAGGAAGGTTTATTCGAGGGACATATAAAAGTATACGTTCATGATAAGGAGGAGCTGGACGAATTGGTGATAAAATTGAACAGTTTGGACGGGATACAATCGGTAAGTCGCTTGGAGGATTAATCTAATATTATCACGGATAAAGTGGAAATTCTTGAAAAAATCGGGATTAATAGAAACAATCCCGGTTTTTTTTGTGCAATAATTCTTGATTCACCTTATTTTTGCGCTTCTTTTCCAGGAATTCATAAAAAATCTCAAAATATCATGGTAGATGTATTGTTAGGGCTACAATGGGGTGACGAAGGAAAAGGCAAAATAGTAGATTATTTTGCCGGTAAGTACGACGTTATTGCCCGTTTCCAAGGCGGGCCCAATGCGGGACATACTTTGTATGTAAATGGCCAAAAAGTAGTACTGCATACCATCCCTTCTGGTGTGTTTCATGCTAATACCATTAACCTAGTAGGTAATGGTGTAGTGCTCGACCCGGTAACTTTTAAAAAGGAATGTGAGAAAATCACGGCACTGGGTATCGACCTGAAATCCAATTTGTTTATTGCGGAAAAAACGCATGTGATCGTCCCAACACACCGTGCCCTGGATAAAGCCTCCGAATTGGCTAAAGGACAGGAGAAGATCGGTTCTACCCTGAAAGGTATTGGTCCCGCTTACATGGATAAAACCGGTAGAAATGGTATCCGTGTAGGTGATTTATTATCAGCCGATTTCCCCAATATCTACCAGAAATTAAAGACCAAACACGAGCAATTATTATCCAATTATGGTTTCGATGAAGACATCACCGGGTGGGAACAAGAGTTTTTCGAGGCCGTAGAGTTCTTGCGCAGCATGAACATCGTGAACGGGGAATATTTTATCAATAAACTAATTAAAGAAGGTAAAAAAGTGCTGGCCGAAGGCGCACAAGGTAGCATGCTGGATGTTGACTTCGGTACTTATCCTTTCGTAACTTCTTCAAATACAATCTCTGCCGGCGTATGTACCGGTTTAGGCATTGCCCCGCAATTGATTAAAGAAGTGATCGGTGTAACGAAAGCTTACTGCACCCGTGTAGGTAGTGGCCCTTTCCCAACCGAACTATTCGACGAAACCGGGGAAGAATTGCGGCAAGTAGGTCACGAATTTGGCGCAACTACCGGGAGACCCCGCCGTTGCGGTTGGATCGACTTGGTGGCACTCAAATACACTTGTATGTTGAGCGGTGTAACTCAATTGGTTATGACCAAAAGTGATGTGCTCGATTCATTCGATGAAGTGAAGGCTTGTAAAGCGTATGAAATTGAAGGAAAAACTACGGAAGAATTGCCTTTCAACATCTGCCAAGCTAAAGTTGAGCCGGTTTATGAAAGCTTCCCTGGTTGGACTGAAAAAACAGCTGCATGTGATTCATACAGTCAGCTACCTAACGAAATGAAAAATTTCTTATCTTTTGTCGAACAATATTTAGAGGCGCCGGTTCAGTTTGTTTCTAATGGTCCGGGAAGGGATCAAATACTTGAAAAAAAGTAGTGAGAATTTACGGAAAAAATTAGGCAAAAAAAATTTGGCGAATAAAAAAAAGTATTAAAACTTTACGCTAGAAAATTAAGTGACACCATTATGAAATCAAAATCTGATAAAGAAAAAGAGACCCAAAAAACTACTTCTGCAAAGACTACTAAATCCAGCACTAAAAAAGCCGATAGTAAACCTAAAAAAGAAGTAGATGAGGATGAAGAAGAGGATGATGAGGAGGTAACTCCCAAAGGAAAGTCTGCTGCTTCAAAAAAATCAGATAGCAAGGCTTCCAAATCCCGTAAGAACGATGACGACGAAGAGGATGATGAATTAGATGAAGATGATATGGACGAACTGGATGACTGGGAAAAAGGAAGTAAAGAGGATGAAGACTATGATCCAGACTTCGAAGAATTCGATATGCCTAAATCTAAAAGCAAACGCGGCAGCAGTTCTAAAAAGAAAAGTGATGACGACGATGACTTTGGCTTTGATGATGATTTCAAAGATTTAGGTCTGTTTAACGACAGGTTTGATGATGATGATGATGATTTTTAATTATTAATAGGTATAGTTATTAGGACGTTCTATTCTTTTCCCGTAACTAATCTTACTGAACTCAAATTGCAAATGTTGAACTGGGCCAACCGGTTCAACATTTGTTGTTTTTTGGATAACAATCAGTACGCTTTACCTTTTCATAGGTATGAAGCCTTATTGGCTGTGGGCGCCAACCATAGCATTTCTTGCAGGGCGGGAACTGCTTTCGATAGCTTGAAAGCCTTTCATGAAACCCATAAGGATTGGATCTTCGGTCATTTTGCCTACGATCTTAAAAATGAACTGGAACATTTGGATTCCAATCACCCTGATGGAATTGACTTCGATGACCTGCATTTCTTTATACCCGAAATTGTATGCTTGCTGAAGGATAATGCTATTTTCATCGGTTTGTCGAACGCCGATGAAGTATCTGCCCGTAAAATATTTTCCAGCATCCGTGAAGAAAAAGTACAGCCGATCGTAAGCTTACCCAAAATAAATAATTTACAATCGCCGCTGGATGAAAATGCTTACTTGGACGCCGTGAAATCTTTGCAGCGTCATATTCATATGGGTGATTGCTACGAGGTGAATTTTTGCCGTGAAA includes the following:
- the clpP gene encoding ATP-dependent Clp endopeptidase proteolytic subunit ClpP, with the translated sequence MNINNEFRKYAIQHRGISSLVVDSYASHQLNSLTPYIIEERPMNVATMDVFSRLMMDRIIFLGDPVNDYVANVITAQLLFLESTDRNRDIQMYINSPGGSVYAGLGIYDTMQIIAPDVATICTGMAASFGAVLLVAGTKGKRTALKHARVMIHQPHGGAEGQTSDIEITAREFVKLKKELNEIIATHSGQPFKKVEKDGDRDYWMTADEAKEYGIIDDVLDRNPRKAEQNNAQ
- the tig gene encoding trigger factor yields the protein MATVTRENIGLLNDKITVKVSQEDYLPNFEKALKQFSKSANIPGFRKGMVPVGMVKKMSGQAIMTDEVLKSVEKGLMEFIQTEKLDIFGQPISLDQTSQKIDVNQPAEYTFDFEIGLKPVIDITPLDGNTTLTKYKITVTDAMVDDELNRLQLKGGKAEEVESITSEDDVLNVSFEAANDKGEVAEGTEKKETSVLLKYFTPAIQEQLKGKKVGDSISFKLSDAFDAERQAFILKDLKLDEAAVNDHFKVTITKINHIQKRELNEEFFAEVYPNQEITTEEAFRAKLKEEIAKYWEVEARNNLHNELFETLVHETPIELPADFLKRWLQIGGEKPKTAEEAEQEYPGFDHQLRWTLISDKLIRDNGIEVSFEEVKENAKQRIMAYFGGAAEGAEWMDSYIDNMLKDEKFVDQTYREMITTKLFDFAETKVSVKEEEITAEEFVKLPHKHHHHEH
- a CDS encoding RNA polymerase sigma factor encodes the protein MSRLQEHLPPDHELVARVLQGEQQAFEIIMRASAGLVAHVVYRLISKVEDREDLTQDIYLKVYRQLPRFEFRSRLNTWIGRIAYTTCLNYLKKKKLLLIGAGTYEDGNGDGAGDDGASWLAKNYFEGMGNSENPEKRLLGKEIEFYINDSLEQLQPLQQLLIVLHHQQEMGIQEIAGIVEMPEGTVKSHLFRARKSMKSFLVKKLKKDEL
- a CDS encoding anti-sigma factor family protein, with the translated sequence MIEEMHIPDQQLQEWANGQTGLDADQKEHLSNCEYCQQQLAIYKNMYSSLKRMEQPVIPGALLQKIIRQLPSGEPVKVRLHRNDLVIIGLMIIMVLIPILYFNNSIKEYLSVARGISFQMCIITILGAAVFYLCTLLIDQPKISFGKHQKM
- a CDS encoding GxxExxY protein — protein: MFVNLDIDYTGLELKYKDVTQKIIGASFEVHKVLGRGFREVIYHRALTYEFQAAGLIFDKEKLCSIYYKDLAGPIGSQVADFIVEEKVLVEIKAVAEIDDGHIAQTLNYLKVFKLEVGLLVNFGENSLKFKRLVL
- a CDS encoding RelA/SpoT family protein produces the protein MKQDMDTVTVQKYNLDEEQEKKEIVRQYRALLRALKPRLKKGDRELVRTAFEMAADAHKDMRRKSGEPYILHPLAVAQICVEEIGLGVRSAICALLHDTVEDTEITLEDVEREFGNEIAHIVDGLTKISNVIDANNTGNTTAQAENFKKILLTLADDPRVILIKLADRLHNMRTLDSMSREKQLKIASETVFIYAPLAHRLGLYNIKSELEDLAMKYTEQDTYREIARRLKETKRERTRYINEFIKPIKEVLQEEGFHFEIYGRPKSIHSIWNKIKTKGVLFEEVYDLFAIRIIMDSTPEKEKAECWKVYSIITDFYHPSPERTRDWLSNPKSNGYEALHVTVMGPNGKWVEVQIRSKRMNDYAEKGLAAHWRYKEGNQSVQESKFDQWFTQIREILSNPDSNTLDFLADFKSNLFTEEIYVYTPKGDLKILPVNSTALDFAYSIHSAVGNRCIGAKVNYKLVPLSHKLRSGDQVEIITSSKQRPSEDWLNIVLTAKAKSKIKDALKEEKRKVAMDGKAALERKLDHLKVSMSNHNINELVQYYKQPSPLDLYYQIAVKNIDLKDLKQFNVIADKLDAPKPVKNHDIPAPVVHEEHRHKELQKKDAELIIFGESSDKIAYKLANCCRPIPGDDVFGFITASEGLKIHRTNCPNAAQLLANYGHRVVKTKWVKNREISFLTGLRIIGMDDVGVIHKITNIISGEQKVNIAALTIESKEGLFEGHIKVYVHDKEELDELVIKLNSLDGIQSVSRLED
- a CDS encoding adenylosuccinate synthase; translated protein: MVDVLLGLQWGDEGKGKIVDYFAGKYDVIARFQGGPNAGHTLYVNGQKVVLHTIPSGVFHANTINLVGNGVVLDPVTFKKECEKITALGIDLKSNLFIAEKTHVIVPTHRALDKASELAKGQEKIGSTLKGIGPAYMDKTGRNGIRVGDLLSADFPNIYQKLKTKHEQLLSNYGFDEDITGWEQEFFEAVEFLRSMNIVNGEYFINKLIKEGKKVLAEGAQGSMLDVDFGTYPFVTSSNTISAGVCTGLGIAPQLIKEVIGVTKAYCTRVGSGPFPTELFDETGEELRQVGHEFGATTGRPRRCGWIDLVALKYTCMLSGVTQLVMTKSDVLDSFDEVKACKAYEIEGKTTEELPFNICQAKVEPVYESFPGWTEKTAACDSYSQLPNEMKNFLSFVEQYLEAPVQFVSNGPGRDQILEKK